Proteins encoded in a region of the Trichosurus vulpecula isolate mTriVul1 chromosome 9, mTriVul1.pri, whole genome shotgun sequence genome:
- the LOC118832224 gene encoding protein UXT-like — protein MATGPRGAQAKILQYEAFISDVLQQDLRQVLTQRDVVYGQLTAYLQLKNVLERIQDSGDQRLCTQVDLGCNFYVNAEVPDPSRIFVGLSHGFFLELTLMEALRFVDRKSHLLTLLSDSLTRDSVRIKAHIQLVLEGLRELQGLQELPDHQDHPDHPDHPGH, from the coding sequence ATGGCAACGGGCCCGCGGGGGGCTCAGGCAAAGATCCTGCAGTATGAAGCCTTCATCAGCGACGTCCTACAGCAAGACCTAAGGCAGGTGCTGACACAGCGAGATGTGGTGTATGGACAGCTGACCGCCTACCTACAGCTGAAGAATGTCCTGGAGCGGATCCAGGACTCGGGGGATCAGAGGCTATGCACACAGGTGGATTTAGGATGTAACTTCTATGTGAATGCGGAAGTGCCAGACCCTTCTCGGATATTTGTGGGACTCAGCCATGGCTTCTTCCTGGAACTGACATTGATGGAGGCCTTGAGGTTCGTTGATCGAAAGAGCCACCTGCTCACCTTGCTCAGTGACAGTCTCACCCGAGATTCGGTTCGGATCAAGGCCCACATCCAACTGGTGCTAGAGGGCCTTCGGGAACTGCAGGGGCTACAAGAGCTGCCAGACCATCAAGACCATCCAGACCATCCAGACCATCCAGGACACTGA